One Paramisgurnus dabryanus chromosome 10, PD_genome_1.1, whole genome shotgun sequence genomic region harbors:
- the rab38b gene encoding ras-related protein Rab-38b codes for MQSCHKEHLYKILVIGDLGVGKTSIIKRYVHQTYSTNYRATIGVDFALKVLNWDSETIRLQLWDIAGQERFGNMTRVYYREAMGAIVVFDVNKLATFEAVSKWKEDLDSKLILSNGQGIATVLLANKCDQNNDFLTNNSMKMDQYCKENGFVGWFETSAKENININEAANFLVKHIMASEHDILKSVVPDTISPQLSSTKELPCSACFKS; via the exons ATGCAAAGCTGTCATAAAGAACATCTGTACAAAATCCTTGTCATCGGTGATCTAGGAGTTGGTAAAACCAGCATCATAAAGCGTTATGTTCATCAGACATACTCCACTAACTACAGAGCGACCATCGGTGTGGACTTTGCGCTTAAGGTTTTAAACTGGGACTCAGAGACGATCCGCTTACAGCTGTGGGACATCGCAG GTCAGGAGCGCTTCGGGAACATGACCCGGGTGTATTACAGGGAGGCCATGGGGGCGATCGTCGTTTTCGACGTTAACAAGCTCGCAACGTTTGAGGCCGTCTCCAAATGGAAGGAGGATCTGGACTCGAAATTAATACTTTCAAATGGCCAGGGTATTGCCACCGTGCTCCTGGCCAATAAGTGTGACCAAAACAACGACTTTCTGACTAACAACAGCATGAAAATGGACCAGTACTGCAAAGAGAATGGGTTTGTGGGCTGGTTTGAGACGTCTGCTAAG GAAAACATCAACATTAACGAAGCAGCCAACTTCCTAGTGAAACACATAATGGCTAGTGAGCATGACATCCTCAAATCTGTGGTCCCGGACACAATCTCGCCTCAGCTGAGCTCCACTAAAGAGCTGCCCTGCTCTGCCTGTTTCAAATCTTGA